Proteins found in one Arachis stenosperma cultivar V10309 chromosome 8, arast.V10309.gnm1.PFL2, whole genome shotgun sequence genomic segment:
- the LOC130945004 gene encoding uncharacterized protein LOC130945004 has translation MDLMELWAIFGPGVAGAVFGAGWWIWLDAVVCSSTTVPFLHYLPGIFASLAALMFNCVRKEDIDYSPYDEGEWRLKLWLFVAYVVSFVSLAGAAGLLIQDSIDQSAPSVWTGVAGVLQCVFVLISGLVYWTSHPE, from the exons ATGGACTTGATGGAGTTATGGGCAATCTTTGGCCCCGGCGTCGCCGGCGCTGTCTTCGGCGCCGGCTGGTGGATCTGGCTCGACGCCGTCGTCTGCAGCTCCACCACCGTCCCCTTCCTTCACTACCTTCCTG GAATTTTTGCATCTCTTGCGGCTCTGATGTTCAATTGCGTTAGAAAAGAAGACATTGATTATTCTCCCTACGATGAGGGCGAGTGGAG ACTAAAGCTATGGCTCTTCGTCGCATATGTTGTCTCCTTTGTTTCTTTAGCTGGAGCAGCCGGTCTACTAATCCAAGATTCAATAGATCAATCTGCCCCTTCAGTTTGGACAGGAGTTGCTGGTGTTTTGCAGTGTGTTTTTGTCTTGATCAG TGGACTGGTTTATTGGACTTCTCATCCTGAATAA